One stretch of Riemerella columbina DNA includes these proteins:
- a CDS encoding hydroxymethylglutaryl-CoA lyase has protein sequence MFLTECPRDAMQGWNEWIPTDTKIDYLNSLMSVGFDVLDCGSFVSPKAIPQMADSGEVIDAIDKTLSDTQLSVIVANIKGAEKALKHQNVDILGFPFSISETFQYRNTNKNQEEAFAQIQQILEMASAEGKILNVYFSMAFGNPYGEGWKWQDVDYWTQRFAEIGVKNILLSDTTGVATPETIQLLFSKIPPQYLDISFGAHFHNRYDEAYPKLKAAYDQGCRRFDAAIKGIGGCPMAKDDLVGNMPTEQVFNFMNLEKIPIQQNMLHFESAWNKAKSIFHF, from the coding sequence ATGTTTTTAACAGAATGTCCCCGAGATGCTATGCAAGGTTGGAATGAATGGATTCCCACAGACACCAAAATCGATTATCTCAATAGCCTGATGTCGGTCGGTTTTGATGTGTTGGATTGCGGCAGCTTTGTTTCGCCTAAAGCCATTCCGCAGATGGCAGATTCTGGCGAGGTTATAGATGCTATAGATAAAACGTTGTCTGATACTCAACTGTCTGTTATTGTAGCGAATATCAAGGGGGCAGAGAAAGCTTTGAAACATCAAAATGTGGATATTTTAGGTTTTCCGTTTTCCATTTCGGAAACTTTTCAATACCGCAATACCAATAAAAATCAGGAGGAAGCGTTTGCACAGATTCAACAGATTTTAGAGATGGCATCTGCCGAAGGGAAAATATTGAATGTTTATTTCTCTATGGCGTTTGGCAACCCTTATGGCGAAGGTTGGAAATGGCAAGATGTGGATTATTGGACGCAACGTTTTGCGGAAATTGGCGTTAAGAACATTCTCCTCTCTGATACCACAGGTGTGGCTACGCCAGAAACCATCCAGCTGTTGTTCAGCAAAATCCCACCTCAATATTTAGACATCAGCTTTGGCGCCCACTTTCACAACCGTTATGATGAGGCTTATCCTAAGCTAAAAGCCGCGTATGACCAAGGCTGCCGCAGATTTGATGCTGCGATAAAAGGCATTGGCGGTTGCCCTATGGCAAAAGATGATTTGGTCGGCAATATGCCCACGGAGCAAGTGTTTAACTTTATGAATTTAGAAAAAATCCCTATCCAGCAGAATATGCTCCACTTTGAAAGCGCTTGGAATAAAGCCAAGTCTATTTTTCATTTTTAA
- the rpiB gene encoding ribose 5-phosphate isomerase B → MKKLALACDHAGYEYKEYLKQQLSAQYDITDYGTHSTASVDYPDFVHPAAASVESGENELGILVCGSGQGVQLTANKHQGIRCALCWMPELGALARQHNNCNMVAIPARFIAKELALEIVQTFLNTDFEGGRHLKRVEKIAAC, encoded by the coding sequence ATGAAAAAATTAGCCCTCGCCTGCGACCACGCTGGCTACGAGTACAAAGAGTACCTAAAACAACAACTCAGCGCCCAGTACGACATTACCGACTATGGCACCCACAGCACCGCCTCGGTGGATTATCCAGATTTTGTACATCCTGCCGCCGCTTCTGTAGAAAGTGGAGAAAATGAATTGGGTATTTTGGTCTGTGGCAGTGGGCAAGGCGTGCAGCTGACCGCAAACAAACACCAAGGTATCCGCTGTGCCCTATGCTGGATGCCAGAATTAGGCGCCTTAGCACGGCAGCACAACAATTGCAATATGGTGGCCATTCCAGCGCGTTTTATCGCAAAAGAATTGGCGTTAGAAATTGTGCAAACTTTTCTCAACACAGATTTTGAAGGCGGTAGACACCTCAAAAGAGTAGAGAAAATTGCCGCTTGTTAA
- a CDS encoding S9 family peptidase, translated as MKPPIAPKKTTVLVTHQDERIDPYFWLNQRDSPEVIQYLEEENRYAQWAMADTEALQNQLFEEMKARYKEDDESLPYFFNGYWYMVRFEKGKDYPLFFRKYKTLEAEEELLLDANLLAQNRDFLDVGSMNVSPNNQLSTYSVDDTGRRIYRIFIKDLTTGETATEVIENTTGKAVWANDNQHFFYIRKDKSLRAFQVFRHRLGTAPEEDVLVYHEEDPSFDVNLFKTKSLDYIFISSSSTVSDEHRFIPADDVFAKWTVVEPRANGLEYAVEHYEDHFYIITNEGGATNFKLVKTPVATPQKSYWETIVPHREAVLLEGFEIFKDFLVLEERQEGLLQIHIQNWATGEAYHLPFQEDTYTAYIGVNLDFNAQVLRYGYSSLVQPAATFEFDMKDKTQTLLKEQEVLGGQFQKENYTSERLWAPSRDGKTRIPISLVYKKGTPLSAETPLLLYGYGSYGHTVDAAFSRLRLSLLDRGFVFAIAHIRGGEYLGRHWYEEGKLQHKKNTFYDFIDAAEFLISQQYTSSAHLYAMGGSAGGLLVGAVMNEAPQLFHGVIAQVPFVDVVTTMLDEEIPLTTGEFDEWGNPKNKADYDYMKSYSPYDNIAPKAYPHLLVTTGYHDSQVQYWEPAKWVAKLRDLKQDQNLLIFKTDFSSGHGGASGRFESLKEDALEYAFLLKLEGQNH; from the coding sequence ATGAAACCTCCTATAGCGCCTAAAAAAACAACCGTTTTGGTGACTCATCAAGATGAACGCATAGACCCTTATTTCTGGCTTAACCAAAGAGACAGCCCTGAGGTCATCCAATATTTAGAAGAAGAAAATCGCTATGCACAATGGGCAATGGCAGACACGGAAGCCCTACAAAATCAGCTGTTTGAAGAGATGAAAGCCCGCTATAAAGAAGATGATGAATCTCTGCCGTATTTTTTTAATGGTTATTGGTATATGGTTCGTTTTGAAAAAGGCAAAGATTACCCACTTTTTTTCAGAAAATATAAAACCTTAGAAGCGGAAGAAGAACTTTTATTAGATGCCAATTTGCTGGCTCAAAATCGAGATTTTTTAGATGTAGGGAGTATGAATGTAAGCCCTAACAACCAGCTGTCAACCTATTCCGTAGATGATACAGGGCGGCGCATTTACCGTATTTTTATCAAAGATTTAACCACGGGAGAGACCGCTACGGAAGTGATAGAAAACACCACTGGGAAAGCCGTTTGGGCGAATGATAACCAGCATTTTTTCTACATCAGAAAAGATAAATCTTTGCGGGCGTTTCAGGTATTCCGCCATCGGTTGGGCACAGCGCCAGAGGAAGATGTTTTGGTGTATCACGAGGAAGATCCCAGCTTTGATGTCAATTTATTCAAAACGAAATCTTTAGACTATATTTTTATCTCCAGCTCCAGCACGGTTTCGGATGAGCATCGGTTTATCCCTGCCGATGATGTTTTTGCAAAATGGACCGTGGTAGAGCCCAGAGCCAACGGCTTAGAGTACGCGGTGGAGCATTACGAAGACCATTTTTACATCATTACTAATGAAGGTGGCGCTACCAATTTCAAATTAGTGAAAACGCCAGTGGCTACGCCTCAAAAATCCTATTGGGAGACCATTGTACCCCACCGAGAAGCGGTATTATTAGAAGGTTTTGAGATTTTTAAAGACTTCTTAGTGTTGGAGGAACGCCAAGAGGGATTGTTGCAAATCCACATTCAAAATTGGGCTACGGGAGAGGCTTACCACCTGCCATTTCAGGAAGATACCTACACGGCGTATATCGGCGTTAATTTAGATTTTAATGCCCAAGTGCTGCGCTATGGTTATTCATCGTTAGTGCAACCTGCCGCCACTTTTGAGTTTGATATGAAGGACAAAACGCAAACCCTCCTGAAAGAACAAGAGGTTTTAGGCGGTCAGTTTCAAAAGGAAAATTATACTTCTGAGAGGCTTTGGGCGCCTTCCAGAGACGGTAAAACGAGAATTCCAATCTCATTGGTTTACAAAAAAGGAACGCCGCTTTCTGCCGAAACACCGCTATTGCTCTACGGTTACGGAAGCTATGGTCATACGGTAGATGCTGCTTTTTCCAGACTAAGGCTTTCGCTTTTAGACCGAGGTTTTGTCTTTGCCATTGCCCACATTCGGGGTGGTGAGTATTTGGGAAGACATTGGTATGAAGAAGGCAAGCTGCAGCATAAAAAAAATACATTTTATGACTTTATTGATGCCGCCGAGTTTCTCATTTCTCAACAATATACCTCTTCGGCTCACCTCTATGCTATGGGCGGCAGCGCGGGTGGATTATTGGTTGGTGCAGTGATGAACGAAGCACCTCAATTATTCCACGGCGTTATTGCGCAAGTGCCGTTTGTAGATGTGGTTACCACGATGTTAGATGAAGAAATTCCGCTGACCACAGGCGAGTTTGATGAATGGGGCAACCCTAAAAATAAAGCCGATTATGACTATATGAAATCCTATTCGCCGTATGATAATATAGCGCCGAAAGCCTATCCGCATCTTTTGGTGACCACGGGTTATCACGATAGCCAAGTGCAATATTGGGAGCCAGCCAAATGGGTGGCTAAACTCCGAGATTTAAAACAAGACCAAAACCTTTTAATCTTTAAAACCGATTTTTCATCAGGACACGGCGGCGCCAGTGGTAGGTTTGAATCTCTAAAAGAAGACGCTTTAGAGTACGCTTTTTTATTAAAATTAGAAGGTCAAAATCACTAA
- the lepA gene encoding translation elongation factor 4: MKNIRNFCIIAHIDHGKSTLADRLLEYTNTVTQRELQAQTLDDMDLEKERGITIKSHAIQMDYEHKGEKYVLNLIDTPGHVDFSYEVSRSIAACEGALLIVDAAQSIQAQTISNLYLALENDLEIIPVLNKIDLPSANPEEVTDEIMNLIGCDYEDVLRVSGKTGEGVHQLLEQIVERIPAPQGDPEAPLQALIFDSVYNPFRGIEAYFKVVNGKIKKGEKVKFMATDKTYEADEVGTLKLKQQPKQEIKCGDVGYIISGIKDAREVKVGDTITSVDHPATAPIEGFEEVKPMVFAGIYPVESEDFEELRASLEKLRLNDASLVFEPESSAALGFGFRCGFLGMLHMEIVQERLDREFGMNVITTVPNVSYHGYSKKAPDVPILINNPSEMMDPTIMDRVEEPYIKASIITKSDFVGAVMTLCIEKRGEIVSQNYPTADRVELIFNMPLAEVVFDFYDRLKSISKGYASFDYHPIGFRASKLVKMDILINGDMVDALSSLIHQDNAYSIGKKMCEKLRELIPRQQFDIAVQAALGTKVIARETIKALRKDVTAKCYGGDISRKRKLLEKQKEGKKKMKQIGRVEVPQSAFMAVLKLND, encoded by the coding sequence ATGAAGAATATAAGAAATTTTTGCATTATTGCCCATATAGACCATGGTAAATCCACGCTGGCAGACCGTTTATTGGAATACACCAATACTGTAACGCAGAGAGAACTCCAAGCGCAGACTTTGGACGATATGGACTTGGAAAAAGAACGAGGCATCACCATAAAATCTCACGCCATACAGATGGATTATGAGCACAAAGGGGAAAAATATGTGCTCAATCTGATAGACACCCCTGGGCATGTGGATTTTTCTTATGAGGTTTCTCGCTCTATTGCCGCTTGCGAGGGCGCTTTGCTCATTGTAGATGCGGCACAAAGCATTCAGGCACAGACCATTTCTAACCTCTACCTCGCGTTAGAAAACGATTTGGAAATCATCCCTGTTCTCAATAAAATAGACCTGCCTTCCGCCAATCCAGAGGAGGTAACCGATGAAATTATGAACCTTATCGGTTGTGATTATGAAGATGTTCTCCGTGTTTCTGGAAAAACTGGCGAGGGTGTGCATCAGTTGTTAGAGCAAATTGTGGAGCGTATTCCAGCACCGCAAGGCGATCCTGAAGCCCCGCTACAAGCCTTAATTTTTGACTCCGTTTATAATCCATTTAGAGGGATAGAGGCTTATTTTAAGGTGGTGAATGGGAAAATTAAAAAAGGCGAGAAAGTCAAATTTATGGCAACGGATAAAACCTATGAAGCCGATGAAGTGGGAACTTTAAAGCTCAAGCAACAGCCTAAGCAAGAAATCAAGTGTGGAGATGTGGGCTACATTATCTCTGGGATTAAAGATGCCCGAGAGGTTAAGGTGGGCGATACCATTACCAGCGTAGACCACCCTGCCACTGCGCCTATAGAAGGCTTTGAGGAAGTTAAGCCGATGGTTTTTGCAGGTATTTATCCTGTGGAAAGTGAAGATTTTGAGGAGCTTAGAGCCTCTTTGGAAAAGTTAAGGTTGAACGATGCCTCTTTGGTATTTGAGCCAGAAAGTTCGGCAGCGTTAGGCTTTGGTTTTAGATGTGGTTTCTTGGGAATGCTCCATATGGAAATCGTGCAAGAGCGCTTGGATAGGGAGTTTGGGATGAATGTAATCACCACCGTGCCCAATGTATCTTACCACGGTTACAGCAAAAAAGCGCCAGATGTACCTATTTTAATCAACAACCCATCGGAGATGATGGATCCAACAATCATGGACCGTGTGGAGGAGCCTTACATCAAAGCTTCTATCATTACCAAATCTGATTTTGTGGGTGCCGTGATGACCCTCTGTATCGAGAAGAGAGGCGAAATTGTGAGCCAAAATTATCCTACGGCAGATCGGGTAGAGCTCATTTTTAATATGCCGTTGGCAGAAGTGGTTTTTGATTTTTATGACCGACTGAAATCCATTTCCAAAGGTTATGCCTCTTTTGATTATCATCCGATAGGCTTCCGTGCTTCTAAATTGGTAAAAATGGATATCCTCATCAATGGCGATATGGTAGATGCTTTATCATCACTGATCCATCAAGATAATGCGTACAGCATCGGTAAGAAAATGTGCGAAAAACTCCGAGAACTGATACCAAGACAGCAGTTTGATATTGCGGTGCAGGCGGCATTAGGGACCAAAGTGATTGCCAGAGAGACCATAAAAGCTCTTCGGAAAGATGTGACCGCTAAGTGTTACGGCGGCGATATCTCTAGAAAGAGAAAGCTCTTAGAAAAACAGAAAGAAGGGAAAAAGAAGATGAAACAAATTGGTAGGGTTGAGGTGCCACAGTCCGCATTTATGGCGGTTCTCAAACTGAACGACTAA
- the pepT gene encoding peptidase T has protein sequence MINTIEFSPEWQKKLLERFISYVKIYSTSDPESPSTPSTPQQWDMANLLFEELKSLGLEEVTIDEHGYVFGVIPATIEEKVPQIGFIAHYDSTPDFNGKGVNPQVWENYDGQDLLLNPETGFTLSPKKFETLKDYIGQTLITTDGTTLLSADDKAGIAEIVTAAEYLIAHPEIKHGRISVGFNPDEEIGRGAHLFNVEKFGAEWAYTMDGGEVGELEYENFNAAGAVVKIHGLSVHPGYAYGKMVNAGLLAADFIKMLPENETPATTRGFEGFYHLLEVNADVSEAKLQYIIRDHDAEKFEERKRVMEDTVRRFNEKYGDVAELEIKEQYRNMKQQFEGKMHIVDLAEEAMKAANITPKIKAIRGGTDGAQLSYMGLPCPNIFAGGLNFHGPYEYVPLESMEKAVKVILNIAQLVAKP, from the coding sequence ATGATAAACACGATAGAATTCAGCCCAGAATGGCAAAAAAAGCTCCTTGAGCGTTTTATTTCTTATGTTAAAATCTACTCCACAAGCGATCCAGAAAGCCCCAGCACGCCCTCCACACCTCAACAATGGGATATGGCGAATTTACTTTTTGAAGAGTTAAAAAGTTTAGGTTTAGAAGAGGTGACCATAGATGAACACGGCTATGTTTTCGGCGTTATTCCTGCCACCATTGAGGAAAAAGTGCCTCAAATTGGGTTTATTGCCCACTACGATAGCACACCCGATTTCAATGGCAAAGGTGTTAATCCCCAAGTTTGGGAAAATTATGATGGGCAAGATTTATTGCTGAATCCAGAAACTGGCTTTACACTATCGCCGAAGAAATTTGAAACTTTAAAAGACTATATTGGGCAAACGCTCATCACTACAGATGGCACCACGCTACTCTCCGCCGATGACAAAGCGGGAATTGCCGAAATTGTCACCGCAGCGGAATACCTCATCGCTCATCCAGAAATTAAACACGGTAGGATTTCGGTAGGCTTTAACCCAGATGAAGAAATTGGGCGTGGCGCTCACCTTTTCAATGTAGAAAAATTCGGTGCCGAGTGGGCTTATACAATGGACGGCGGCGAAGTGGGCGAGTTAGAATACGAAAATTTTAATGCTGCTGGTGCGGTGGTAAAAATCCATGGGCTAAGCGTGCACCCAGGTTATGCCTACGGAAAAATGGTGAATGCAGGGCTCTTGGCTGCCGATTTCATCAAGATGTTACCTGAAAACGAAACCCCAGCTACCACACGAGGTTTTGAGGGTTTTTATCATCTTTTAGAAGTGAATGCTGATGTTTCTGAAGCCAAACTTCAATATATCATCCGTGACCACGATGCCGAAAAATTTGAAGAAAGAAAACGCGTGATGGAAGACACGGTGCGCCGTTTTAATGAAAAATATGGCGATGTGGCAGAGCTGGAAATCAAGGAGCAATACCGCAATATGAAGCAACAATTTGAAGGCAAAATGCACATTGTAGATTTAGCCGAAGAAGCGATGAAAGCGGCGAACATCACGCCAAAAATCAAGGCGATCCGCGGGGGGACAGATGGTGCGCAACTTTCTTATATGGGCTTGCCTTGTCCCAATATTTTTGCGGGTGGGCTGAACTTCCACGGTCCTTATGAATATGTGCCTTTGGAAAGTATGGAAAAAGCCGTTAAAGTGATTTTAAACATTGCTCAACTGGTAGCAAAACCATAG
- a CDS encoding AI-2E family transporter → MDTERNGIISNVKIKQIALLIIILVLFLLIAYNLSMFIPSLLGAITLYVISRKYNLYLIEQKQWKPWLSALTIMLSTVLILILPLYFLIDVVIRKLGNAQAYMGRFNLFLDKIHAYILSKTGFDILSQDNLSKLKELAGTVSTSALSSTLNTVTVVGSAYFILYFMLVNPRVFERILTKAAPLKRANISLIADKIRKMIIANAIGIPVVALGQGLVALVGYFIFDAPSPILLFALTAVASMIPIVGASIVYIPVCIFMAAEGEVVSAVALFAYCIVLVGLTDNVLRFTLLKKLEDIHPLNTVFGIILGMNLFGFMGLVFGPILVSVTLLLIQIYRDEFSDDDTPELIIPESMDTPLEAEKESVIIPPTDANA, encoded by the coding sequence ATGGACACTGAACGCAACGGCATTATCAGTAATGTTAAAATTAAACAGATCGCCCTTTTAATCATCATTTTGGTGTTATTTTTACTCATCGCCTATAATTTATCGATGTTTATTCCCTCTCTTTTGGGCGCCATTACCCTGTATGTGATTTCCAGAAAATACAACCTCTACCTCATCGAGCAAAAACAATGGAAACCGTGGCTTTCGGCATTAACCATTATGCTTTCTACGGTGCTTATCTTGATTCTGCCGCTGTATTTCCTTATTGATGTGGTCATCAGAAAATTAGGCAATGCGCAAGCTTATATGGGGCGGTTCAATCTTTTTTTGGATAAAATACACGCTTATATTTTGTCTAAAACAGGATTTGATATCCTCAGCCAAGACAACCTCAGCAAGCTTAAAGAATTGGCAGGCACCGTGTCTACCAGTGCACTAAGTAGCACGCTCAACACCGTTACAGTGGTGGGTTCTGCATATTTTATCTTATATTTTATGCTGGTTAACCCGAGGGTTTTTGAGCGTATCCTAACCAAAGCGGCACCGCTCAAAAGGGCGAACATCAGCCTAATTGCCGACAAAATCCGAAAGATGATTATCGCCAATGCCATTGGTATTCCTGTGGTGGCTTTGGGACAAGGTTTGGTGGCACTTGTTGGCTATTTTATTTTTGATGCGCCCAGCCCTATTTTGCTATTTGCACTCACGGCGGTCGCATCTATGATTCCTATTGTGGGGGCTTCTATCGTTTATATTCCTGTGTGTATTTTTATGGCTGCCGAGGGCGAGGTGGTTTCTGCCGTGGCACTATTTGCATACTGCATTGTTTTAGTGGGACTTACGGATAATGTACTCAGATTTACTTTGCTCAAAAAGCTGGAAGACATCCACCCGCTCAATACGGTATTTGGAATTATTTTGGGTATGAATTTGTTTGGTTTTATGGGCTTGGTCTTCGGGCCTATCTTGGTTTCGGTAACTTTGCTTCTTATCCAAATCTACCGAGATGAGTTTTCCGATGACGATACGCCAGAACTCATCATTCCTGAGTCTATGGATACGCCACTGGAGGCTGAGAAAGAATCCGTTATTATCCCACCAACCGATGCTAACGCTTAA
- a CDS encoding nucleoside recognition domain-containing protein, translating into MVLSRIWSAFIIIAILVAGVKYGFSDHYKTVFNDMVVGKGGDTIQIATKPISDFHPNAVENFQENPLYIQNRIHYQYQPEANNVKVYRIQTTDGVIGTSQTAVEICLGLVGIMALFMGFMSIAEKAGGISLLSRWIQPFFSKLFPEVPKNHPAFGHMMLNFSANLLGLDNAATPFGLKAMESLQSLNPDKDRASNAQIMFLCLHASGLTLIPVSIIAIRASMGSATPTDIFLPCMIATFCATMAAMMMVSIKQRINLFQPVILLYIGGISAVIAGLVWFLVRLSKEELDTFSKVLSNGIILLIFLAIVLGGLYKKLNIFDAFIDGAKEGFKVCVKIIPYLVGMLIAISLLRTSGVFDLAIDGMKWLADVLNLDTRFVDGLPTALIKPLSGSGARGMMVDTMATFGADSFPSRLAGILQGSSDTTFYVIAVYFGAVGVRNTRYTVGVMLLADLVGIITSIILAYLFFG; encoded by the coding sequence ATGGTTTTAAGTAGAATTTGGAGTGCGTTTATCATCATCGCTATTTTAGTCGCTGGGGTAAAGTATGGATTTTCTGACCATTACAAAACGGTTTTTAACGATATGGTGGTGGGCAAAGGTGGTGATACCATCCAGATTGCCACCAAACCGATTTCGGATTTCCACCCCAATGCCGTGGAGAATTTTCAAGAAAATCCGCTGTATATTCAGAATCGTATTCATTACCAATACCAGCCAGAGGCTAATAATGTGAAGGTCTACAGAATACAAACCACCGATGGCGTGATCGGCACCAGCCAAACCGCAGTGGAAATTTGTTTGGGCTTAGTTGGGATTATGGCTTTATTTATGGGCTTTATGAGCATTGCGGAGAAAGCGGGCGGCATTAGCCTCCTCAGCCGATGGATACAGCCTTTTTTCTCAAAGCTCTTCCCCGAAGTTCCTAAAAATCACCCCGCTTTTGGGCATATGATGCTCAATTTTTCCGCCAATCTCTTAGGCTTAGACAATGCCGCTACCCCCTTCGGGCTTAAAGCTATGGAGAGCCTCCAATCTCTCAACCCTGATAAAGACCGCGCCAGCAATGCTCAAATTATGTTCCTGTGCTTGCACGCCAGTGGCTTGACTTTAATTCCTGTGTCCATTATTGCCATTAGGGCTTCTATGGGCTCGGCAACGCCTACGGATATTTTCTTACCTTGTATGATTGCTACCTTTTGCGCCACTATGGCAGCGATGATGATGGTCTCCATCAAGCAACGCATCAACCTTTTTCAGCCTGTGATCCTTTTGTATATTGGTGGTATTTCTGCCGTTATCGCTGGCTTGGTGTGGTTTTTAGTCCGCCTGAGCAAAGAGGAATTGGACACTTTTAGCAAGGTGCTGAGCAATGGTATTATCCTATTGATTTTCCTCGCTATTGTGCTGGGAGGCTTGTATAAAAAACTCAATATTTTTGATGCTTTTATTGATGGAGCGAAAGAAGGCTTTAAAGTCTGTGTGAAGATTATCCCTTATTTGGTGGGAATGCTCATCGCGATTTCTTTATTAAGGACTTCTGGCGTTTTTGATTTAGCCATAGATGGGATGAAATGGCTTGCCGATGTGCTGAATTTAGACACGCGTTTTGTTGATGGCTTACCTACTGCACTCATTAAACCACTCTCGGGGTCTGGGGCGCGTGGGATGATGGTGGACACGATGGCAACTTTCGGTGCAGACTCCTTCCCATCGCGGTTGGCAGGGATTTTACAAGGCAGCTCAGATACCACATTTTATGTGATTGCCGTTTATTTTGGTGCCGTGGGCGTCCGCAATACCCGCTATACGGTGGGCGTGATGCTCTTAGCCGATTTGGTGGGCATCATCACTTCTATTATTTTGGCTTACCTATTTTTTGGATAA
- a CDS encoding DUF3820 family protein has product MNPEILKEICTVMMPFGKYQGTVLADLPISYLEWFQRSSGFPKGKLGMQLATVYEIKLNGLEDLLRTIRREVL; this is encoded by the coding sequence TTGAATCCAGAAATTTTAAAAGAAATCTGCACCGTGATGATGCCTTTCGGGAAATATCAAGGGACAGTCTTAGCCGATTTACCCATTTCTTATCTGGAATGGTTTCAGCGAAGTAGCGGCTTCCCCAAGGGGAAATTGGGGATGCAGCTCGCTACGGTTTATGAAATTAAACTGAACGGCTTAGAAGATCTACTGCGCACCATACGCCGCGAGGTTTTATAA
- a CDS encoding 3'-5' exonuclease, producing the protein MIQQIPIERVLFLDIETVPAVQDWSELSETEQRLWEKKTAFQRKEEVSAEDFYPQRAGVMAEFGKIICISVGMMSKSGKLKIKSFASDDEAALLRDFGDLFNTPRLRQVILCAHNGKEFDFPWIARRFLVNGMMPPSPFQMFGKKPWEIPHLDTMELWKFGDYKSFIPLELMAHLFGIPTPKDDIDGAMVAEIYYQEKDLSRIIKYCEKDVLTLCNIFRKLRQEDLLERED; encoded by the coding sequence ATGATTCAACAAATTCCTATTGAGAGAGTTCTTTTTTTAGATATAGAAACGGTGCCTGCCGTACAAGATTGGAGCGAACTGTCTGAAACCGAACAACGGCTTTGGGAGAAGAAAACGGCTTTCCAAAGAAAGGAGGAGGTTTCCGCCGAAGATTTTTATCCACAAAGGGCAGGCGTAATGGCTGAGTTTGGAAAAATCATCTGTATTTCCGTGGGGATGATGAGCAAAAGTGGCAAACTGAAAATCAAGAGTTTTGCCAGTGATGATGAGGCGGCACTGCTCAGAGATTTCGGTGATTTATTCAATACGCCGCGCCTAAGGCAAGTGATTTTATGCGCCCACAATGGTAAAGAATTTGACTTTCCGTGGATTGCGCGCCGTTTCTTAGTTAATGGGATGATGCCTCCTAGCCCATTCCAAATGTTTGGCAAAAAACCTTGGGAAATCCCTCATCTGGATACGATGGAGCTTTGGAAATTTGGAGATTATAAAAGCTTTATTCCCTTGGAACTGATGGCACATCTCTTCGGCATTCCTACGCCAAAAGATGATATAGATGGTGCTATGGTAGCAGAGATTTATTACCAAGAGAAAGATTTATCAAGAATTATTAAATATTGTGAAAAAGATGTTTTAACTTTGTGCAACATTTTTAGAAAGCTAAGGCAAGAGGATTTATTGGAGCGAGAAGACTAA
- a CDS encoding DUF3127 domain-containing protein, translating to MELQGTIKKIGELQTFPSGFQKKEMVLLTQEQYPQPINIEFLSEKVFALDPFSEGDAVKVGINIRGREWTSPQGEVKYFNSITGWRIEKIDGSQQFNEPTQAAPSATPTQGSPAVDDNPFSDDEDDLPF from the coding sequence ATGGAATTACAAGGCACAATTAAAAAAATTGGAGAACTGCAGACCTTTCCGAGTGGATTTCAGAAGAAAGAAATGGTACTCCTAACCCAAGAGCAATATCCTCAGCCCATTAACATTGAATTTTTATCCGAAAAAGTTTTTGCTTTAGATCCTTTCTCAGAGGGCGATGCCGTAAAAGTGGGTATCAACATCCGTGGGAGAGAGTGGACCAGCCCTCAGGGGGAGGTGAAATATTTCAACTCCATTACGGGGTGGCGTATTGAGAAAATTGATGGTTCTCAGCAATTTAATGAACCTACACAAGCGGCACCTTCGGCTACGCCAACACAAGGGAGCCCTGCAGTGGATGATAATCCCTTCAGTGATGATGAGGATGACCTACCATTCTAA
- a CDS encoding SUF system Fe-S cluster assembly protein, with amino-acid sequence MKYTDEQINRIGEEIIKTLKTVYDPEIPVDIYELGLVYDVQISDEGAVKVVMTLTTPNCPVAESLPQEVKEKVAEVEGVTAVDLELTFEPTWTKDMMSEEARFELGMF; translated from the coding sequence ATGAAATATACAGACGAACAAATTAACCGCATAGGCGAAGAGATCATCAAAACTCTAAAAACCGTGTACGACCCAGAAATCCCTGTGGATATTTATGAACTGGGCTTGGTTTATGATGTTCAAATTTCTGATGAAGGCGCCGTAAAAGTGGTGATGACACTAACCACCCCCAATTGCCCCGTTGCCGAATCTCTCCCCCAAGAGGTCAAAGAAAAAGTGGCAGAAGTAGAGGGCGTAACCGCCGTAGACTTAGAGCTGACCTTTGAGCCCACTTGGACCAAAGATATGATGAGCGAGGAAGCCCGCTTTGAGTTAGGAATGTTTTAA